The Verrucomicrobium spinosum DSM 4136 = JCM 18804 genome includes a region encoding these proteins:
- the csm6 gene encoding CRISPR-associated ring nuclease Csm6, giving the protein MPTILVAVSGMSPAILTETIWALAQESPPVVPDEVVVITTSRGEQDIQQQLLTPLEAWGGQTVWAKLREDIFAGARLPKENLRLQLSPRVIDLPDAATGVRQKADDLRTHAQNDAAANFIVQTLAPYCDAQDHQVIASIAGGRKTMGALLYGAMSLLGKETDRVTHVLVSEPFEFIRGFYYPGQPGPILEFRPFNGPPAPADPGDAVVELADLPFVPLRNKFEELNEPRRTFAGLVDCYARAERPLQGSPAVTLDAANGILSVQGKPILLVGRCLVVASFLYEQALAGQAMFEDVVDAAEAYLAFVRQWQQQYPHHRKTSRYIAGKAAKEDITRSLSELRTLLKKNNVASCIPFLAPARSRIGFDIHRDTVRDVPPRVG; this is encoded by the coding sequence ATGCCCACCATCCTCGTCGCTGTTAGTGGCATGTCTCCGGCCATCCTCACGGAGACGATCTGGGCTCTTGCGCAGGAGAGCCCACCTGTCGTACCGGATGAAGTGGTCGTCATCACCACCTCCAGGGGTGAGCAGGACATTCAGCAACAGCTGCTCACCCCGCTGGAAGCCTGGGGCGGTCAGACGGTATGGGCCAAGTTGAGGGAAGACATCTTTGCCGGAGCCCGCCTGCCCAAAGAGAACCTCCGGCTTCAACTCAGCCCCCGCGTCATCGACCTGCCGGACGCCGCCACCGGCGTGCGCCAGAAGGCCGACGACTTGCGCACCCATGCTCAGAATGATGCAGCAGCGAACTTCATCGTCCAAACGCTGGCGCCTTACTGCGACGCCCAGGACCATCAGGTCATCGCCAGCATCGCAGGCGGACGCAAAACGATGGGAGCGCTGCTCTACGGCGCTATGAGCCTTCTGGGGAAGGAGACGGACCGCGTCACCCACGTCCTCGTCAGTGAGCCTTTTGAATTCATCCGGGGGTTCTACTACCCGGGCCAGCCCGGGCCCATCCTGGAGTTCCGGCCTTTCAATGGACCGCCTGCACCTGCCGACCCTGGCGACGCCGTGGTGGAACTGGCAGACCTGCCGTTTGTGCCCCTGCGCAACAAGTTTGAGGAACTCAACGAACCGCGCCGCACCTTTGCCGGGCTGGTAGATTGTTACGCCCGGGCAGAGCGCCCGCTCCAGGGCAGCCCAGCCGTCACCCTGGACGCCGCGAACGGCATCCTCTCCGTTCAGGGTAAACCGATCCTTCTGGTGGGCCGCTGCCTGGTGGTGGCCAGCTTTCTTTATGAGCAGGCGCTGGCAGGGCAGGCCATGTTTGAAGACGTGGTCGATGCCGCCGAAGCCTACCTGGCATTCGTCCGCCAATGGCAACAGCAGTACCCGCATCATCGCAAGACATCCCGGTACATCGCCGGGAAAGCTGCCAAAGAGGACATCACTCGCAGTCTCAGCGAGTTGCGCACCTTGCTGAAGAAAAACAACGTCGCAAGCTGCATCCCGTTTCTGGCACCGGCGCGCAGTCGTATCGGGTTTGACATCCATCGTGACACCGTTCGTGACGTTCCGCCCCGGGTGGGGTGA
- the cmr1 gene encoding type III-B CRISPR module RAMP protein Cmr1, whose amino-acid sequence MTKSYRLTFITPLFSKGSYEDVPEIRPPSIRGQLHWWFRAIGGSYQDEKALFGAVHGGAQASKLAVRVNHITGQPGSMATLPHKSGGQASSKACFKPGASCDLHLSLRHLPLDDRLAKQLDRCVEAWLLLGTLGLRSTRGAGSFRFEPLTEPHSGLTPPSSLAEFRQRCGDLLQGAPLRFGISPTPFTKAEDARRIISDTLGGRDDYRGEDDLARLNHPLGNVHGGRKTSPLRLRVVALEGACHIAAIWDDRSAVTGNRAGDLESVINLLAERGKKIGTVLREAFPG is encoded by the coding sequence ATGACGAAGAGTTATCGCCTCACCTTCATCACACCTCTTTTTAGCAAAGGCAGTTACGAGGATGTGCCTGAGATTCGCCCCCCTTCCATCCGCGGCCAGCTCCATTGGTGGTTCCGGGCGATTGGCGGCAGCTATCAGGATGAGAAAGCCCTGTTTGGCGCAGTGCACGGCGGTGCCCAAGCCAGCAAGCTCGCGGTACGCGTGAACCACATCACCGGTCAACCAGGAAGCATGGCCACCTTGCCCCACAAATCGGGAGGACAGGCCAGCTCAAAAGCCTGCTTCAAGCCCGGTGCCTCCTGCGATCTGCATCTCAGCCTCCGGCACCTCCCCCTCGATGACCGGCTGGCGAAGCAGCTAGATCGCTGCGTGGAAGCCTGGCTCCTGCTCGGCACCTTGGGATTGCGCAGCACCCGTGGCGCAGGAAGCTTCCGGTTCGAGCCGCTCACAGAGCCCCACTCCGGGCTTACCCCACCAAGCTCGCTTGCGGAGTTCCGTCAGCGCTGTGGCGACCTGCTTCAAGGAGCTCCGTTGCGATTTGGCATCTCACCCACCCCTTTTACAAAAGCTGAGGATGCCCGGCGGATCATTTCAGACACTCTTGGAGGTCGCGATGACTACAGGGGGGAGGATGACCTGGCGCGCCTCAATCATCCGCTGGGGAATGTCCATGGCGGTCGGAAAACCTCACCGCTGCGCCTGCGCGTCGTGGCGCTTGAAGGAGCCTGTCATATCGCAGCGATATGGGACGATCGTTCTGCCGTGACAGGAAACCGCGCGGGCGACCTGGAGTCCGTCATCAATCTGCTGGCTGAACGGGGCAAAAAGATCGGCACCGTACTTCGGGAAGCATTCCCAGGCTGA
- the cmr6 gene encoding type III-B CRISPR module RAMP protein Cmr6: protein MNPAIPMPGDVAALIGPLAERVENRSLLLDKFVFHKHWPIAQDEQGREIKWDEASRWSFMRIADGASALLSREADERRRKAGGRNVEPKNRDRYLAEAEMASGLSRVKWDDRELTTLRSRHTRRFIALFRQAHPENSSVIVGQLEGRLAINLADSLVPNAGICLDRLFGLPFIPGSAVKGVCRHAALQEIKETTGEQQAALFETFRSVFGTADSDYKHEAKHQGDLHPFRHLLGDRSLDLKGAVSFLPAYPLNEARMVVDLTNVHTPEYYRSGRMEDLSKENPQPNSFPAVEVGAQFAFCLVLSGVSTDSHLLKHAQRWLESALTVRGLGAKTAAGYGWFSLRPDVLADIEALELKERTASEAAARASAEEAARRQAEAERQASLSPEDLAAETLLRLTDEQFALFGKELGSKPEIEQKAFIRLLSSHKEKRERWKTWKKKKPEIAQPIESLRSKLNLPPLP from the coding sequence GTGAATCCGGCCATTCCAATGCCCGGGGATGTTGCAGCCCTCATCGGCCCTCTCGCAGAGAGGGTGGAAAATCGGAGTCTGCTCCTGGACAAGTTTGTGTTTCACAAACACTGGCCTATTGCCCAGGATGAACAAGGTCGGGAGATCAAATGGGACGAGGCCTCCCGCTGGAGCTTCATGCGCATTGCTGACGGAGCCAGCGCCCTTCTCTCCAGAGAAGCAGACGAGAGACGCCGCAAAGCCGGAGGGAGAAATGTGGAGCCCAAGAACCGTGACCGCTACCTGGCAGAGGCAGAGATGGCCTCTGGCTTGTCTCGTGTGAAGTGGGACGACCGGGAACTCACCACCCTCAGGTCCCGCCATACCCGGCGGTTCATTGCACTCTTTCGCCAGGCCCACCCAGAAAATAGCTCTGTGATCGTGGGCCAGCTAGAGGGGCGTCTGGCCATCAACCTGGCGGACAGCCTTGTTCCAAACGCAGGCATCTGCCTGGACCGGCTTTTTGGCCTCCCCTTCATTCCCGGCTCTGCGGTCAAGGGCGTCTGCCGCCACGCCGCCCTCCAGGAGATAAAGGAAACCACTGGGGAGCAGCAAGCAGCGCTGTTTGAGACTTTCCGGTCCGTGTTCGGCACCGCAGACAGTGACTACAAGCATGAAGCCAAGCATCAGGGTGATCTGCACCCCTTCAGGCACCTGCTTGGGGATCGCTCGTTGGATCTCAAGGGAGCGGTGTCGTTTCTTCCCGCCTATCCGCTTAACGAGGCCCGCATGGTGGTGGATCTCACCAACGTCCACACCCCTGAGTACTACCGTTCCGGGAGGATGGAGGACCTTTCCAAGGAGAATCCCCAGCCGAATTCCTTCCCCGCGGTTGAGGTGGGAGCCCAGTTCGCTTTCTGCCTGGTGCTCAGCGGCGTCAGCACCGATTCCCACCTCCTCAAGCACGCTCAGCGCTGGCTGGAGTCAGCGCTCACTGTTCGCGGATTGGGGGCCAAAACCGCCGCTGGTTACGGTTGGTTCTCGCTGCGGCCCGATGTGCTCGCTGACATCGAAGCCCTGGAATTGAAGGAGCGGACCGCCTCCGAAGCTGCAGCCAGGGCCAGCGCAGAGGAAGCCGCCCGGCGGCAGGCAGAAGCGGAACGCCAGGCCAGTCTCTCCCCGGAGGATCTCGCTGCCGAGACTCTGCTCCGGTTGACGGACGAGCAGTTCGCCCTCTTTGGAAAAGAACTTGGCTCCAAGCCGGAGATCGAACAGAAGGCATTCATCCGCCTGCTCTCCAGCCACAAGGAAAAACGGGAGCGCTGGAAAACCTGGAAAAAGAAAAAGCCAGAGATCGCCCAGCCCATCGAAAGCCTGCGCAGCAAGCTCAACCTGCCCCCCCTGCCATGA
- a CDS encoding type III-B CRISPR module-associated protein Cmr5 has protein sequence MQNLEQIRARNVLKFAAQGPIGGDKGGEVIKKIPSLIQNHGLLATAAYSFSEKEGWPKVFDAIAVHLADEHVAIVPAKIKDRRALLEHLTAPDTPSEVLKQATTETMAWLTYARRFVKKDKEGAR, from the coding sequence ATGCAGAACCTGGAACAAATCCGCGCCCGCAATGTGCTTAAATTCGCCGCCCAAGGCCCCATCGGGGGAGACAAAGGAGGCGAAGTAATCAAAAAGATCCCGTCATTGATCCAGAATCACGGACTTCTGGCCACAGCGGCCTATTCGTTTTCAGAAAAAGAGGGATGGCCAAAGGTGTTTGACGCCATCGCAGTGCATCTCGCAGATGAGCACGTTGCGATTGTACCAGCGAAGATCAAGGATCGCCGGGCTCTACTGGAACACCTGACAGCTCCAGACACACCTAGCGAAGTGCTCAAACAGGCCACCACGGAGACCATGGCATGGCTGACCTATGCCCGGCGCTTCGTCAAGAAAGACAAGGAGGGGGCGCGGTGA
- the cmr4 gene encoding type III-B CRISPR module RAMP protein Cmr4, whose translation MTTKILYLFTRTPLHVGAGASLGAIDQPVQRERHTGFPIIPGSSVKGVLRDHFSRPVSGTGLPLAEVERLFGKGGNDDNLFRSGDLSFGEARLVAFPVRSAKGAFALAVSPLTLSRLARDAGWDLKTPAPPEEMTCLAGARLVIDRAGEKGVVLEEYRYRSTGEFPHEWESKLSSLLGDAVLAGAVGRFVLLSDGDLSHFAVNACQINQHVRIDHNTGTADDGGLFNEETVPSECLMYAPITALRQESRENEAFARLEVEQLVQFGGNGTTGQGFCTIKLA comes from the coding sequence ATGACCACCAAGATCCTTTACCTATTCACCCGCACCCCACTGCATGTAGGAGCAGGGGCAAGCCTCGGGGCCATTGACCAGCCCGTCCAACGCGAGCGGCATACGGGCTTCCCGATCATTCCTGGCAGTTCTGTCAAAGGCGTGCTGAGGGACCATTTCAGCCGTCCCGTCTCGGGCACGGGCCTGCCTCTCGCTGAAGTGGAACGCCTTTTCGGCAAAGGCGGCAATGACGATAATCTCTTCCGTTCTGGAGACCTCAGCTTTGGCGAAGCCAGGCTCGTAGCCTTCCCTGTCCGCTCAGCCAAAGGAGCATTCGCGCTCGCAGTGTCCCCGCTCACGCTTTCCCGTCTGGCGCGGGATGCCGGTTGGGATCTAAAAACCCCAGCACCGCCCGAGGAAATGACCTGCCTGGCCGGTGCCAGGCTCGTGATTGACCGGGCGGGCGAAAAGGGCGTCGTTTTAGAGGAATACCGCTATCGGTCCACCGGGGAGTTTCCCCACGAATGGGAGTCAAAACTGAGCTCGCTTTTGGGAGACGCTGTCCTTGCAGGTGCGGTGGGAAGGTTCGTACTGCTCTCAGATGGCGATTTGTCACACTTCGCAGTTAATGCCTGCCAGATCAACCAGCACGTCAGAATCGACCACAACACCGGCACCGCTGATGACGGAGGCCTCTTTAATGAAGAGACGGTCCCCTCAGAGTGCTTGATGTATGCGCCCATCACCGCCCTGCGGCAGGAAAGCAGGGAGAACGAGGCCTTCGCCCGGCTCGAAGTCGAGCAGCTCGTGCAATTCGGCGGCAACGGCACCACAGGCCAGGGCTTCTGCACCATCAAACTCGCTTGA
- a CDS encoding type III-B CRISPR module-associated Cmr3 family protein produces MNTLLLHPTDVLFFRDGRPMSGSLSGHGAAWPLPTVISAAFHAALHRADLEAVQPHWHVPLDGNKRETSRKFGSLFTAGPFPVLHTDEGNKWHFPRPLDAGGTDDTRPAYVPLASSSESKSPSSLPACLRYPVVMVSTGREGKATPAQWWSGAAIEASLRNHAPPDGGARHFQQDDSIVETEFSYGIGIDPETGTQDGKSFYSASYLRLRDGWTLGTLAQARERGGKNADPGRDLIAELFPNSGTHTPIVAGGQQRICTVQRESLAQLPLPKGMTEGFSHSGDIYRVKWVLLAPAIFPHIKSNSEKQIAEHCGGWIPNWVRPEDDGKVQLLDGPGKNAAKRRSIQSGKPLQARLVAAIVGKPVFVTGYALPQEAAERPKGGAKSTHLAVPAGSVYYFECVGSEEARKLATALNWHGAGDATTIRSRRSTLMGEKGFGLGVCGTWEFHQP; encoded by the coding sequence ATGAACACCCTTCTCCTCCATCCCACGGACGTGCTCTTCTTTAGAGACGGGAGACCCATGTCCGGCTCTCTGAGCGGTCACGGTGCGGCATGGCCCCTGCCCACCGTTATCAGCGCCGCCTTTCACGCAGCTCTGCACCGGGCAGACCTGGAAGCGGTACAGCCCCACTGGCACGTTCCCCTTGATGGGAACAAGCGGGAAACCAGCCGGAAATTCGGCAGCTTGTTCACCGCAGGACCTTTCCCTGTACTGCACACAGACGAGGGAAACAAATGGCACTTCCCCCGTCCCCTGGATGCGGGCGGGACGGACGATACCAGACCGGCATACGTCCCCCTTGCCTCTTCTTCAGAGTCAAAATCGCCCTCCAGCCTTCCAGCCTGCCTACGGTATCCGGTGGTCATGGTCAGCACCGGACGCGAGGGCAAGGCCACCCCGGCTCAGTGGTGGAGCGGAGCCGCCATTGAGGCCAGCCTCAGAAATCACGCCCCCCCAGACGGCGGGGCCAGGCATTTCCAGCAGGATGACAGCATTGTTGAGACAGAGTTCAGCTACGGCATCGGCATCGATCCGGAAACCGGAACCCAAGATGGCAAGAGCTTCTACTCCGCCTCCTACCTCCGCCTCCGAGACGGCTGGACCTTGGGTACACTCGCCCAGGCCCGAGAACGGGGAGGTAAAAATGCAGACCCCGGCCGGGACCTGATTGCAGAGTTGTTCCCCAACAGTGGCACCCACACCCCCATCGTCGCCGGCGGCCAGCAACGTATCTGCACGGTACAACGAGAGTCCCTGGCTCAGCTTCCCCTGCCCAAAGGCATGACAGAAGGGTTCAGCCACTCTGGGGACATCTACCGCGTCAAGTGGGTTCTGCTTGCTCCCGCCATCTTCCCCCATATCAAAAGCAACAGCGAGAAGCAGATTGCTGAGCATTGTGGAGGATGGATTCCCAACTGGGTGCGTCCGGAGGACGATGGGAAGGTTCAGTTGCTCGACGGCCCGGGAAAGAATGCCGCGAAACGTCGCAGCATTCAGTCAGGCAAGCCGCTCCAGGCTCGACTCGTCGCCGCCATTGTAGGAAAACCCGTCTTCGTCACCGGCTACGCCCTCCCCCAAGAGGCTGCGGAACGCCCCAAGGGCGGCGCCAAGTCCACTCATCTGGCTGTCCCGGCAGGCTCCGTGTATTACTTCGAATGCGTCGGCTCAGAGGAGGCCCGGAAACTCGCCACCGCCCTCAACTGGCACGGCGCGGGGGACGCCACCACCATCCGCAGCCGCCGCTCCACCCTCATGGGAGAAAAAGGCTTCGGCCTCGGCGTGTGCGGCACATGGGAGTTCCATCAACCGTGA